The genomic stretch GCAGATCCTTATAATTTAGTAATTTTTTGATTTCAATTAAGTTCATATTCAAAGAACGACAATTCACAATGAATTTCAACCGATCAATGTAATCTTCAGTATATAGTCTATAGTTACCTTGAGTTCGATCAGGTTGCGGGATTAAACCTTCTTTTTCATAAAACCGTATTGTCAGTACTGAGCACGACGTTTTCTCAGAGAGCTCTCCTATCTTCATAAACATTAGAAATACTCAAAATCCAACTTGACTCTATAGTAGCTATAGAGATTTTAATATGCAATAAGTAAAGATATGACTATGGGCACATCAATGAGTGGTTGCGGTTGTAATAAAGAAAGTTCTTGTGAAGACACTAAGCAAAATCAAAATGAATCAGAAACAAATTCTGGTAACAGTAAAGATTTAACTGCTGAAGAAAGTAAAAGCTCTTGTTGTGGTAATGAAGTACCACAACAATCTAAGCCAGATGAAAAAGATTCTTGTGCTAGTACTCAGCCATGTTCTACGCAGTCAAACTCATGTTGCACCCCAGATTCAATAAGTTCACCTGAGATAATCAGTGATAATGAGGGTGTAGCGACTTTCATCAGTGACTATAAAATCCCTAAAATGGATTGTTCCGCAGAGGAACAAATGGTTCGGATGACTTTATCTTCTTTGGTAAATGTTAAGAGGCTAGTTTTTGATTTGCCGAATCGAAACCTAAAAGTTATGCATAATGGTGAAAGTAATGAAATCACTGCAAAACTTGAAGCTCTTGGGTTTGGCGCTAAATTAAATAAAACTGAAGCCTATGTAAATAAAGAGCATGCAAAAGAAATCAGTACGTTTCTGATTCCGAAAATGGATTGCTCTGCTGAGGAGCAAATGGTTCGTATGGCATTGTCTCCAGTGAGTGAGGTCAAAGGACTAATATTTGATTTACCTAATCGGAAATTAAAAGTTTTTCATAATGATGGTCTTAATGAAATTACTAGCAAACTTGAAGCACTTGGTTTTGGAGCCAAACTTGAAAGTACCGCTGCCTCTGTGGGTGAAATGCCTGAAAAAGCAGATACGTCTGAACAAGCAAAAGTTTTAAAAATTCTTTTAGCGATTAATCTCCTATTATTCTTTATAGAGTTTATCAGTGGTTTGGTAGCTGCCTCTACAGGCTTGATTGCTGACTCATTGGATATGCTTGCTGATGCCACAGTGTTTGGTATAGCACTGTTTGTTGTTGGTAAAAGTGTAAAAAAACAATTAAAAGCAGCGCATCTTTCAGGCTGGTTACAGTTAATTCTCGCTACTTCTGTAATTGTAGATGTTGTGCGTCGGTTCATTTATGGTAGTGAGCCAGAGTCTTTCTTGATGATTGGAATTGCTGCTTTAGCGCTAATTGCCAATTTTTATTGTATATACCTAATGTCTCATCAAAAAAATGATGGTGCACACATGAAGGCTAGTTGGGTCTTTTTATCCAATGATATCATAGTCAATTTTGGTGTGATTTGTGCAGGGATACTAGTTGCTTTGACAGGTTCCGCATATCCAGATCTTGTTATAGGAATAATTGTTTCACTTTTCGTACTTAACGGTGCTCGAAAAATTTTGGCATTGAAATAAGAGTATTAAAAATGAATTTATTCCAAGTTAAACCAAACGAATTTGTCAAAATTGTTGACCTAAAAAAAGGTAACCAATATTTAGATAAAAATGATCCAGTTCTCGAACGACTTGAATTGTTAGGTTTCAGAATTGGTGAAACTTTACAAGTTCTAGCTAAGGGACTTTTCGGTGGTGATCCAGTATTGGTTCAAATTGAAACTTCTCGATTTGCGTTAAGAAAGAATGAAGCTGAACGAATTTTTGTAGAGATTGTTTCAAATGAACAGTAAAAATATTGCACTTATTGGTAACCCAAATTGTGGGAAAACATCTCTCTTTAATACTTTAACAGGTACTCGTCAAAAAGTAGCTAATTATGCTGGTGTTACTGTTGAGCGGAAAGAAGGTTTTTTTAAACTACCTTCTGGTGAATCAGTTCGAGTTTTAGATTTGCCCGGCACATACAGCTTAAAGCCTACGAGTCTAGATGAAGAGGTAACAAGGGCTGTATGCTTAGGTGAGCTTGAGGGTGAGGTTCTACCTGATATATATGTATGTGTGGTTGATGCCACTAATTTACATTTACATTTAAGTCTTGTGCTTGAAATAAGGGCATTGAATCGACCAATGCTTCTTGTTTTAAATATGATGGATGAGGTCAAAAAGCGTGGTATTTCGATAGATATTAATAAGCTATCAGAATTGTTGGGTATCCCTGTTATTGAGGCTGTTGCCGTTAAAACTAAAGGCGTGCAAGAACTACTAAATCAATTAGATCAAAAAAATCTATTTGTCACTCCTTATCATTCTGATCTGAATCATTTTGATCAGATTAAAAATATTACTAAACAGGTAATTTTAAAAAATGATAACGGTGATGCAAGAACAGCTTTCTTGGATAAAATTTTCTTACATCCTGTACTTGGTTTAGTCATCCTAACGCTTACCATGTTTGTCATGTTCCAAGCCGTTTTTATCTGGGCACAACCTTTTATCTCATTAATTGAAAATGCAATTGCTTGGTTAGGTAATACAATTGGCCCGCTTATTACTCATCCATTACTTAGAAGTCTTATTGTTGATGGGGTAATCGCTGGATCGGGTAGTGTTTTGGCTTATATGCCGCAGATCCTTATCTTATTCTTCTTTATTTTAATTTTAGAAGAATCAGGTTATTTGCCACGAGCAGCATTCCTTTTGGATAAATTAATGTCCAAAGCTGGTTTAAGTGGACGTTCCTTTATTCCACTATTGTCTAGTTTTGCCTGTGCTATTCCTGGTGTCATGGCAACACGAAGCATTAGTTCGGAAAGAGATCGTCTAGCAACCATTATGATTGCGCCATTAATGACTTGTTCTGCAAGATTACCTGTTTATGCTTTGCTAATTGCGGCATTCATTCCAAACAAATTAGTTTATGGTTGGTTGAGCCTACAAGGTTTAGTTCTTTTTGGACTATATATGGCTGGAATTGTTTCAGCATTATGTGTTTCTTTATTTTTGAAACTAGTTAGAAAAGATAAAACAGAAAGTATTTTTATCTTTGAGTTGCCTACTTATCGATTGCCAGATATTCGAAACGTTGCATTAGGACTTTATGATCGAGCTACGATCTTTCTAAAAAGAGTTGGTGGTATTATCGTAGCATTATCTATATTGCTTTGGGTGTTGGTTACGTTCCCTCAACCACCTGAGCATGCCACGATGCCTGCTATCAACTATAGTTTAGCTGGACAACTTGGACACATTATTCAGCCTATATTTGCACCTATTGGCTTTACTTGGGAAATCTGTATCGCATTAATTCCTGCTATGGCTGCAAGGGAAGTTGTCATTGCTGCTTTAGGTGTAATTTATGCTATGTCTGGAGATGAAGATACTGTAACTCAAACATTGTTGAGTCAAATCTCTGGTCCTGATGGTTGGGGGCTAGCTACAGGGATGTCATTATTAGTTTGGTACATTTTCGCACCACATTGTCTTGCAACATTAGCGACCATTCGTCGTGAAACTGGTAGCTGGAAACAGCCTGTTATTATGGCGACTTACTTATTTGGGCTTGCGTATTTCTTTGCCTTCATTACATATCAGCTTATTAGTAGACTTTAATCAAAATAAGAATATTTCATAAAGAAAAATGGATGCCTTCGCATCCATTTTTCTTTTAAGTATCAAACTGATTATGAGCTTTTTTTCACAGCAACAATAATCTGACTCTCACCCTCTATTTTTAATTCGAAGTCAACCTTTTCCCCTACAGTTAAACCATTCAATAATGCTGGATCTGCAACTTTAAAGCCCATGGTCATTGCAGGCCATTTAATTGCAGGAATTGCTTCATGGTCGAGTGTTAGAATATTTTCTTTCGTATCAATAGCAGTAATCACACCAACAGCTTGAGCTGTTGCAACTGTAGATGACTCTTTACTCATCTGCTCCATCGGTGCTTCCGCTTTCTTTTGCTCTGATGCCTCATTTTTGCTAC from Acinetobacter pittii encodes the following:
- a CDS encoding cation transporter yields the protein MGTSMSGCGCNKESSCEDTKQNQNESETNSGNSKDLTAEESKSSCCGNEVPQQSKPDEKDSCASTQPCSTQSNSCCTPDSISSPEIISDNEGVATFISDYKIPKMDCSAEEQMVRMTLSSLVNVKRLVFDLPNRNLKVMHNGESNEITAKLEALGFGAKLNKTEAYVNKEHAKEISTFLIPKMDCSAEEQMVRMALSPVSEVKGLIFDLPNRKLKVFHNDGLNEITSKLEALGFGAKLESTAASVGEMPEKADTSEQAKVLKILLAINLLLFFIEFISGLVAASTGLIADSLDMLADATVFGIALFVVGKSVKKQLKAAHLSGWLQLILATSVIVDVVRRFIYGSEPESFLMIGIAALALIANFYCIYLMSHQKNDGAHMKASWVFLSNDIIVNFGVICAGILVALTGSAYPDLVIGIIVSLFVLNGARKILALK
- the cadR gene encoding Cd(II)/Pb(II)-responsive transcriptional regulator yields the protein MFMKIGELSEKTSCSVLTIRFYEKEGLIPQPDRTQGNYRLYTEDYIDRLKFIVNCRSLNMNLIEIKKLLNYKDLPNLNCSDVNELIDSHINDVEENIRNQQKLIQQLLEIRKTCDGLCTVDKCGVLKKLA
- a CDS encoding FeoA family protein — protein: MNLFQVKPNEFVKIVDLKKGNQYLDKNDPVLERLELLGFRIGETLQVLAKGLFGGDPVLVQIETSRFALRKNEAERIFVEIVSNEQ
- the feoB gene encoding ferrous iron transporter B, with amino-acid sequence MNSKNIALIGNPNCGKTSLFNTLTGTRQKVANYAGVTVERKEGFFKLPSGESVRVLDLPGTYSLKPTSLDEEVTRAVCLGELEGEVLPDIYVCVVDATNLHLHLSLVLEIRALNRPMLLVLNMMDEVKKRGISIDINKLSELLGIPVIEAVAVKTKGVQELLNQLDQKNLFVTPYHSDLNHFDQIKNITKQVILKNDNGDARTAFLDKIFLHPVLGLVILTLTMFVMFQAVFIWAQPFISLIENAIAWLGNTIGPLITHPLLRSLIVDGVIAGSGSVLAYMPQILILFFFILILEESGYLPRAAFLLDKLMSKAGLSGRSFIPLLSSFACAIPGVMATRSISSERDRLATIMIAPLMTCSARLPVYALLIAAFIPNKLVYGWLSLQGLVLFGLYMAGIVSALCVSLFLKLVRKDKTESIFIFELPTYRLPDIRNVALGLYDRATIFLKRVGGIIVALSILLWVLVTFPQPPEHATMPAINYSLAGQLGHIIQPIFAPIGFTWEICIALIPAMAAREVVIAALGVIYAMSGDEDTVTQTLLSQISGPDGWGLATGMSLLVWYIFAPHCLATLATIRRETGSWKQPVIMATYLFGLAYFFAFITYQLISRL
- a CDS encoding copper-binding protein — protein: MLKFMKIVALVATVAALSACSKNEASEQKKAEAPMEQMSKESSTVATAQAVGVITAIDTKENILTLDHEAIPAIKWPAMTMGFKVADPALLNGLTVGEKVDFELKIEGESQIIVAVKKSS